One stretch of Methylopila sp. 73B DNA includes these proteins:
- a CDS encoding branched-chain amino acid ABC transporter permease has product MEWSGQVFSWIYQYFDNMAFLLLAASGLILIYGMMGVINMAHGELMMIGAYVASAAFYAGAPAPVAIAVAGLVAGLVGIVMERLVIRHFYNQLLSSLVVTWGLSLILSQGVLLALGPSTMNMPTPFGSFSVGGFSFGVYRMALFATAIGLIASVWALFRFSSFGVAARAAMENPRMASALGVDTKRVYTATFAIGSALGGIAGALFAQTAAISPFFGQNYTPMAFITVVMGGGASAILGLVYAALYLAGVQTVASNVFNQYVGYVSIMAAAFIGLLVMPSGISDFVQKRRARRMAR; this is encoded by the coding sequence ATGGAATGGTCAGGCCAGGTCTTCAGCTGGATCTACCAATACTTCGACAACATGGCCTTCCTGCTGCTCGCCGCCTCCGGCCTCATCCTGATCTACGGGATGATGGGCGTGATCAACATGGCGCATGGCGAGCTGATGATGATCGGCGCCTACGTCGCCTCGGCTGCGTTCTACGCGGGCGCGCCTGCGCCGGTCGCGATCGCCGTCGCGGGCCTCGTCGCGGGCCTCGTCGGGATCGTGATGGAGCGGCTCGTCATCCGCCACTTCTACAACCAGTTGCTGTCGTCGCTCGTCGTCACCTGGGGCCTCAGCCTGATCCTGAGCCAGGGGGTCCTTCTGGCGCTCGGGCCTTCGACCATGAACATGCCGACGCCGTTCGGCAGCTTCAGCGTCGGCGGCTTTTCCTTCGGCGTCTATCGCATGGCGCTGTTCGCGACGGCGATCGGCCTGATCGCGAGCGTCTGGGCGCTGTTCCGGTTCTCGTCCTTCGGCGTCGCGGCGCGCGCCGCGATGGAGAATCCGCGGATGGCGTCGGCGCTCGGCGTCGACACCAAGCGCGTCTACACCGCGACCTTCGCCATCGGCTCGGCGCTTGGCGGGATCGCCGGCGCTCTCTTCGCCCAGACCGCGGCGATCTCGCCGTTCTTCGGCCAGAACTACACCCCGATGGCCTTCATCACCGTCGTCATGGGCGGCGGCGCCAGCGCGATCCTTGGGCTGGTCTACGCCGCGCTCTACCTCGCCGGCGTGCAGACCGTCGCGTCCAACGTGTTCAATCAGTACGTGGGCTATGTCTCGATCATGGCGGCGGCGTTCATCGGCTTGCTCGTCATGCCGTCCGGCATCTCGGACTTCGTGCAGAAGCGGCGCGCCCGCCGGATGGCGCGATGA
- a CDS encoding branched-chain amino acid ABC transporter permease: protein MTGVTRSRIRALLAGLNGPQTLGNSRLFWLLWLAGVAAFALLPCVASRYQVLTASNFFISAILALSLCLIWGFAGILSLGQAAFFGVGGYAYGIVGINLIEATGESGTALVAGALAPALLAAGVGALMFYSRLKGVYVAILMLVVSLLLGLFMRQTADPAYAIGGAYLGGMNGLGPATASDPSIPNLALGFGDLVAEFDGRGRSFYWLALGALVAVYLGLRWLVNSSFGYLLVAVREDERRTETFGYDVRLIQLGAFCISAALAGLAGALYTAWGTYIHPDGFSVGPNILVVIWVAVGGRKDLTSVVVATLGLSWISIELATWGEISLLALGVILVAAMLVAPEGVFATAGAWFGRLMTRNRRRPARPPTAAAELGAAR from the coding sequence ATGACCGGCGTGACGCGTTCCCGGATCCGCGCCCTGCTCGCCGGTCTGAACGGGCCGCAGACGCTCGGCAACTCGCGGCTGTTCTGGCTTCTGTGGCTCGCGGGCGTCGCGGCCTTCGCGCTGCTGCCCTGCGTCGCCTCCCGCTACCAGGTGCTGACCGCCAGCAACTTCTTCATATCGGCGATCCTCGCGCTCAGCCTGTGCCTGATCTGGGGCTTCGCCGGGATCCTCAGCCTCGGCCAGGCCGCCTTCTTCGGCGTCGGCGGTTACGCTTACGGGATCGTCGGCATCAACCTGATCGAGGCCACCGGCGAGAGCGGGACGGCGCTCGTCGCCGGCGCGCTGGCGCCCGCGCTGCTCGCGGCCGGCGTCGGCGCGCTCATGTTCTACAGCCGCCTCAAGGGCGTCTACGTCGCGATCCTTATGCTGGTGGTGTCGCTGCTGCTTGGTCTCTTCATGCGCCAGACGGCCGATCCCGCCTATGCCATCGGCGGCGCCTACCTCGGCGGCATGAACGGCCTCGGCCCGGCGACCGCGAGCGATCCGTCAATTCCAAATCTGGCGCTCGGCTTCGGCGATCTCGTCGCTGAATTCGACGGACGGGGCCGGTCGTTCTACTGGCTCGCGCTCGGCGCGCTGGTGGCCGTCTACCTCGGGCTGCGGTGGCTCGTGAATTCGAGCTTCGGCTACCTGCTGGTCGCGGTGCGCGAGGACGAGCGCCGCACCGAGACCTTCGGCTACGACGTGCGGCTCATCCAGCTCGGCGCCTTCTGCATTTCCGCCGCGCTTGCGGGGCTCGCCGGCGCGCTCTACACCGCGTGGGGGACTTACATTCATCCTGACGGCTTCAGCGTCGGGCCGAACATCCTCGTCGTCATCTGGGTCGCGGTGGGCGGCCGGAAGGACCTGACCTCGGTGGTGGTCGCGACGCTCGGCCTGAGCTGGATCTCGATCGAACTCGCCACCTGGGGCGAGATCTCGCTGCTGGCGCTGGGCGTCATCCTGGTGGCCGCGATGCTGGTCGCGCCAGAGGGCGTGTTCGCGACCGCCGGAGCCTGGTTCGGGCGGCTCATGACCCGGAACCGAAGACGTCCCGCGCGGCCCCCGACGGCGGCGGCGGAACTCGGAGCCGCGCGATGA
- a CDS encoding ABC transporter ATP-binding protein, which produces MSAPILEVRDVHKVYGGVRALNGLSLSVAPGEIHCVVGPNGAGKSTFFKTLIGVERPTSGQVFYKGQDVTKLPAFRRARLGLSVKFQNISAFGELTALQNLFVPLRRNHSKADIPARASAVLARVGLAGVEDTPVRQLSHGQQQWLSIGLSIAAEPDLLLLDEPAAGLSSEETARTAELIRELNRSGMTVVVIEHDMGFIRSLRARTSVLHYGALFAQGAFDDIAANEDVRRIYLGAA; this is translated from the coding sequence ATGAGCGCGCCCATCCTCGAGGTTCGGGACGTCCACAAGGTCTACGGCGGCGTGCGCGCCCTGAACGGCCTCTCGCTCTCGGTCGCACCGGGCGAGATCCACTGCGTGGTCGGCCCGAACGGCGCCGGCAAGAGCACCTTCTTCAAGACGCTGATCGGCGTCGAGCGGCCGACCTCGGGCCAGGTGTTCTACAAGGGTCAGGACGTCACGAAGCTGCCCGCGTTTCGCCGGGCTCGGCTCGGCCTTTCGGTGAAGTTCCAGAACATCAGCGCCTTCGGCGAGCTGACGGCGCTGCAGAACCTGTTCGTGCCGCTCCGCCGCAACCATTCGAAGGCGGACATCCCCGCGCGCGCCTCCGCCGTGCTCGCCCGGGTCGGCCTCGCCGGCGTTGAGGACACGCCCGTTCGCCAGCTCTCGCACGGCCAGCAGCAGTGGCTCTCGATCGGCCTCTCGATTGCGGCCGAACCCGACCTGCTCCTGCTCGACGAGCCCGCCGCGGGCCTGTCGTCGGAGGAGACGGCGCGCACCGCCGAGCTGATCCGCGAACTGAACCGCTCGGGCATGACCGTGGTGGTGATCGAGCACGACATGGGCTTCATCCGCAGCCTTAGGGCGCGCACCAGCGTGCTGCATTACGGCGCGCTGTTCGCGCAAGGCGCGTTCGACGACATCGCCGCCAACGAGGACGTGCGCCGCATCTATCTGGGAGCCGCGTAA
- a CDS encoding ABC transporter ATP-binding protein: protein MASSSSQLSLAAVQSGYGRVKVVQNVSLEVATGEIVAVIGRNGVGKSTLMKTIIGEIAPMSGAVSFRGLDVTRLDAARRARLGVGYVPQGRDVFARMTVGENLALGRRVGGAPAANLERVFGFFPILEKRLAQPAGSMSGGEQQQLAIGRILAGRPDIILLDEPSEGVQPNIVQEIGRIIRRLRDEERLTVLIVEQNLSLIRAVADRCVIIDKGAVVGEIAPEALDDPETAARYLSI from the coding sequence ATGGCCTCGTCCTCTTCCCAGTTGTCGCTCGCCGCCGTCCAGTCCGGCTACGGCCGGGTGAAGGTGGTGCAGAACGTGTCGCTCGAGGTCGCGACCGGCGAGATCGTCGCCGTGATCGGCCGCAACGGCGTGGGCAAGTCGACGCTGATGAAGACAATCATCGGGGAGATCGCGCCCATGTCTGGCGCCGTGAGCTTTCGTGGGCTGGACGTCACGCGATTGGACGCCGCCCGCCGCGCCCGGCTCGGCGTCGGCTACGTGCCGCAGGGCCGCGATGTCTTCGCGCGCATGACTGTTGGCGAGAACCTCGCGCTTGGCCGGCGCGTGGGCGGCGCGCCGGCGGCAAACCTCGAACGGGTGTTCGGCTTCTTCCCCATCCTGGAGAAGCGGCTGGCGCAACCGGCCGGCTCCATGAGCGGCGGCGAGCAGCAGCAACTCGCCATCGGCCGCATCCTCGCCGGCCGGCCCGACATCATCCTGCTCGACGAGCCGTCCGAGGGCGTGCAGCCGAACATCGTGCAGGAGATCGGCCGCATCATCCGCCGCCTGCGCGACGAGGAGCGGCTGACCGTGCTGATCGTGGAGCAGAACCTGTCGCTGATCCGCGCCGTCGCCGATCGCTGCGTGATCATAGACAAGGGCGCCGTCGTCGGCGAGATCGCGCCGGAGGCCCTCGACGATCCCGAAACCGCCGCGCGGTATCTGTCGATCTAA
- a CDS encoding autoinducer binding domain-containing protein, whose protein sequence is MSAPSPDSVRDHFAERAPLIQNFGSALDVLSEITSELGFTQVLYGYLPTSARLPNGEWLPLKLNVRNFPHDWEDEWTQFMSVDPYYRACFDGIMPLEWAEVQARPDLTAKQRAACDYLGDFGLSHGITVPVHLPFGRFAVVSAIADRSCANWTGVRERAREPLHWLTHDFTQFVLDRGYEDQIETIGPVRLTPREIECLKWASAGKTSSETAIIIGRSVETVRLHLKNAIRKLDACNRAQAVAGAVQMGLI, encoded by the coding sequence ATGAGCGCCCCCTCTCCCGACAGCGTTCGAGATCATTTCGCGGAGCGCGCACCGCTCATCCAGAATTTCGGCTCGGCGCTCGACGTGCTGTCGGAGATCACCAGTGAGCTCGGCTTCACCCAGGTTCTGTACGGCTACCTCCCGACCTCGGCCCGCCTGCCGAACGGCGAGTGGCTGCCGCTGAAGCTCAACGTCCGCAATTTCCCCCACGACTGGGAAGACGAGTGGACGCAGTTCATGTCCGTCGACCCGTACTACCGGGCTTGTTTCGACGGCATCATGCCGCTGGAATGGGCGGAGGTTCAGGCGCGGCCGGACCTGACGGCGAAGCAGCGCGCCGCGTGCGACTATCTCGGCGATTTCGGGCTGTCGCACGGCATCACCGTGCCGGTGCACCTGCCGTTCGGACGCTTCGCCGTGGTGAGCGCGATCGCGGACCGCTCCTGCGCCAACTGGACCGGCGTGCGCGAGCGCGCCCGCGAACCGCTGCACTGGCTAACCCACGATTTCACCCAGTTCGTGCTCGATCGCGGCTACGAGGACCAGATCGAGACCATCGGGCCCGTGCGGCTGACGCCGCGCGAAATCGAGTGCCTGAAATGGGCCTCGGCCGGCAAGACGTCGTCGGAGACGGCGATCATCATCGGCCGCTCGGTCGAGACGGTGCGGCTCCACCTGAAGAACGCGATCCGAAAGCTCGACGCCTGCAACCGCGCCCAGGCTGTAGCAGGCGCCGTGCAGATGGGGCTGATCTGA
- a CDS encoding urease subunit gamma: protein MHLTVREEERIQLWAAAEMARRRLEKGVKLNYPEAIAVISDEILERAREGVIPMLTDMMEYGATILKREHVMVGVPDMLTILQVEALFPDGTKLVTVMNPIRD from the coding sequence ATGCATCTCACCGTTCGCGAAGAAGAACGCATCCAGCTCTGGGCCGCCGCCGAAATGGCGCGTCGCCGGCTCGAGAAAGGCGTGAAGCTCAACTACCCCGAGGCGATCGCCGTCATTAGCGACGAAATCCTCGAGCGGGCGCGCGAGGGCGTGATCCCGATGCTGACCGACATGATGGAGTACGGCGCGACGATCCTGAAGCGGGAGCACGTCATGGTCGGCGTGCCGGACATGCTCACCATTCTGCAGGTCGAGGCTCTGTTTCCCGACGGCACCAAGCTAGTGACGGTGATGAACCCGATCCGGGATTAA
- a CDS encoding HupE/UreJ family protein, which yields MKKTLLGVAVALAPTAALAHPAAFDHVHGFSEGLAHPLGGADHVLAMVAVGLLAARFDGRAAWAIPLSFMGAMLVGGVVGATGVAMPATEIGIAVSVLTLGLGVAFADRLSAPAAIALAGLFALFHGVAHGAEAPETASGLLYGLGFVAATGALHLAGFGLGRAIAHVGATRGGAVFRIAGAGFAAAGAALLAGVV from the coding sequence ATGAAGAAAACTCTCCTGGGCGTCGCCGTCGCTTTGGCCCCGACCGCGGCGCTCGCGCATCCGGCCGCGTTCGACCACGTGCACGGCTTCAGCGAGGGTTTGGCGCATCCGCTCGGCGGCGCGGACCACGTGTTGGCGATGGTCGCCGTCGGCTTGCTGGCGGCGCGCTTCGACGGCCGCGCGGCCTGGGCGATCCCCCTGTCCTTCATGGGCGCGATGCTGGTCGGCGGCGTGGTCGGCGCCACGGGCGTCGCCATGCCGGCGACCGAGATCGGGATCGCCGTCTCGGTCCTCACGCTCGGACTTGGCGTCGCCTTCGCGGACCGGCTTTCCGCGCCCGCGGCGATCGCTCTCGCCGGTCTCTTCGCCCTGTTCCATGGCGTCGCGCACGGCGCCGAAGCGCCTGAGACCGCCTCGGGCCTGCTCTACGGCCTCGGCTTCGTCGCCGCCACTGGCGCTCTTCACCTCGCGGGCTTCGGCCTCGGCCGGGCGATCGCCCACGTCGGTGCGACGCGTGGCGGAGCGGTCTTCCGCATCGCGGGCGCCGGCTTCGCCGCGGCCGGCGCGGCGCTGCTCGCCGGCGTGGTCTGA
- a CDS encoding DUF2955 domain-containing protein, producing MSAEAVRTEPNALLRSKRQGLRIASAVAVGFTVAVANGEALPFLAPMFAIQFLAATVRPLTVRQAFGMVMLIVVAGWFAAALTQLCGDRPAALLPLLGLVYLACFLLQARGKGGGAPFLIIVVAVMVPMLGVLQTDLGEGVVPMLAKAVLGGVALAWLAHAAFPDPGGDVPAPAPPAPPLDRSARLALANTAILLIVLTVCLVDDRFSNAVVVPITAASLLNQFDHTAGSRAALGLVGANLLGGVVASVAFAFIDLRPTLPFVFFTLLFVALMFGGQAAANPATAKVYAGALTTFVILLGLGVSPLPGSAVESFSTRIGMVTFAIAATLLLTGLLRPTSTPRQPQAS from the coding sequence ATGTCAGCTGAGGCCGTCCGGACCGAACCGAACGCGCTGCTGCGCTCCAAGCGCCAAGGCCTGCGGATCGCGTCGGCGGTCGCGGTCGGCTTTACGGTCGCGGTCGCGAACGGCGAGGCGCTGCCGTTCCTGGCGCCGATGTTCGCGATCCAGTTCCTAGCCGCAACCGTGCGCCCTCTAACAGTTCGGCAGGCGTTCGGCATGGTCATGCTGATCGTGGTCGCCGGATGGTTCGCGGCGGCGCTCACGCAGCTCTGCGGAGACCGGCCGGCGGCGCTGCTGCCGCTGCTCGGGCTGGTCTATCTCGCGTGCTTCCTGCTTCAGGCGCGGGGCAAGGGCGGCGGCGCGCCGTTCCTGATCATCGTCGTCGCCGTCATGGTCCCGATGCTCGGCGTCCTGCAGACAGACCTTGGCGAAGGCGTCGTCCCCATGCTCGCCAAGGCGGTTCTCGGCGGCGTCGCGCTGGCGTGGCTCGCCCATGCGGCGTTTCCAGATCCGGGAGGAGACGTCCCCGCGCCAGCGCCGCCGGCGCCGCCGCTCGACCGATCGGCCCGCCTCGCGCTGGCGAACACCGCCATCCTCCTGATCGTGCTGACCGTCTGCCTAGTCGACGACCGCTTCTCGAACGCCGTCGTGGTCCCGATCACCGCAGCCTCGCTGCTGAACCAGTTCGACCACACAGCCGGCAGCCGCGCTGCGCTCGGGTTGGTGGGCGCCAACCTGCTCGGGGGCGTGGTCGCGTCCGTCGCCTTCGCGTTCATAGACCTGCGTCCCACGCTACCCTTCGTGTTCTTCACCCTGCTGTTCGTCGCCCTAATGTTCGGCGGGCAGGCGGCCGCGAACCCCGCGACCGCGAAAGTCTACGCCGGCGCCCTCACGACCTTCGTGATCCTGCTCGGCCTCGGCGTGTCGCCCCTGCCAGGCTCCGCCGTGGAGAGCTTCTCGACCCGCATCGGCATGGTGACGTTCGCGATCGCCGCCACGCTCCTGTTGACGGGGCTGCTCCGGCCGACGTCAACGCCACGACAGCCGCAGGCCTCATGA
- a CDS encoding HlyD family secretion protein: MAISSGKAADNDRNPLAARAVETSEIAGRSVDAKEPSQASAAVPPAPIPTGNPLRRTALIVVVLAAGLFALSVVMERLTPSSSQAIVQAYVVRMASEVSGRVIEVGVTDNALVLAKTVLFRIDPRPYEIAVAEAEARLERIGQTIGASTQAVESAQARVVQLQAERVNVRAQAERARTLFDRGVYARAKLDDTRAALGSSDAAVIGAEADLAKAREELGPQGKDNPQLKEALAALESARLNLLHTTVLSPSDGVVSNLQLGVGQVVGAGQAALTFIDAGTIWVAAAYKENSLEHVAAGDEAEVVLDSLPGSVFPMQVESVGWGVSTNSVDPATGLPTIRNQSGWVREPQRFPVRLVFKDRFPRGVRYGSQANVVIYTGDNPAMNALGRFWIQLVATLTYVS, from the coding sequence ATGGCGATAAGTAGCGGGAAAGCCGCCGATAACGATCGTAACCCCCTAGCGGCGAGGGCCGTTGAGACGAGCGAGATCGCGGGCCGGTCAGTGGACGCTAAAGAACCGTCACAGGCGTCCGCTGCCGTCCCGCCGGCGCCAATTCCGACCGGGAACCCGCTGCGCCGCACCGCACTCATCGTCGTCGTACTTGCCGCAGGACTGTTCGCTCTTTCGGTTGTGATGGAGCGGCTGACGCCTTCGTCGTCGCAGGCCATCGTTCAGGCCTACGTGGTGCGCATGGCGTCCGAGGTCTCGGGCCGCGTCATCGAGGTGGGGGTCACAGACAACGCGCTGGTGCTCGCCAAGACCGTGCTGTTCCGCATCGACCCAAGGCCCTACGAGATCGCCGTCGCGGAAGCCGAGGCGAGACTCGAACGTATCGGCCAGACCATCGGAGCCTCGACCCAGGCGGTGGAGTCGGCGCAAGCCCGGGTGGTGCAGCTTCAGGCCGAGCGGGTGAACGTGCGCGCGCAGGCCGAACGCGCCAGGACGTTGTTCGACCGCGGCGTATACGCCCGCGCCAAGCTCGACGACACCAGGGCGGCGCTCGGATCGTCGGACGCAGCCGTTATCGGCGCGGAGGCTGATCTCGCCAAGGCGCGAGAGGAGCTCGGGCCGCAAGGGAAAGATAATCCGCAGCTGAAGGAGGCGCTCGCCGCGCTCGAGAGCGCGCGCCTCAATCTCCTGCACACGACCGTGCTCTCGCCCTCCGACGGCGTCGTATCCAATCTCCAGCTCGGGGTTGGGCAGGTGGTCGGGGCTGGGCAGGCGGCGCTGACGTTCATCGACGCGGGCACTATCTGGGTCGCGGCCGCCTACAAGGAGAACAGCCTCGAGCATGTGGCCGCCGGGGACGAAGCGGAGGTCGTTCTGGACTCGCTTCCGGGTTCGGTGTTCCCGATGCAGGTTGAGAGCGTCGGCTGGGGCGTCTCCACCAACAGCGTCGACCCAGCCACGGGGCTTCCCACCATCCGCAACCAGAGCGGCTGGGTGCGCGAGCCGCAGCGGTTTCCGGTGCGGTTGGTGTTCAAGGACCGGTTCCCACGCGGGGTCCGCTACGGATCTCAAGCCAATGTCGTGATCTACACCGGCGATAACCCAGCGATGAACGCGCTGGGACGGTTCTGGATCCAGCTCGTCGCGACGCTGACCTATGTCAGCTGA
- a CDS encoding transporter suffix domain-containing protein: MAHSVVGTAEPAATGWRFKFGIFIFIFAFALWLLVPVAATTGASSARVAAITGAIFVANKVLLLTCIAVMGKTGFQHLKSLVFGYAKGLAPSGPVGPTRHIVGLVMFCLPLISAMLEPYVDHIAPGLRPNLWQLQALGDLMLIASFFVLGGDFWNKVRALFVRTAKVVDVGATEPS, from the coding sequence ATGGCGCATTCAGTCGTCGGAACTGCGGAGCCCGCAGCGACCGGATGGCGGTTCAAGTTCGGGATCTTCATCTTTATTTTCGCCTTCGCGCTGTGGCTGCTGGTTCCGGTGGCCGCCACGACTGGCGCGTCGTCTGCGCGCGTCGCTGCGATCACCGGCGCAATCTTCGTCGCCAACAAGGTTCTGCTGCTGACCTGCATCGCCGTTATGGGCAAGACCGGCTTCCAGCATTTGAAGTCGCTCGTCTTCGGCTACGCCAAGGGCTTGGCGCCCAGCGGTCCTGTAGGTCCGACCCGGCATATCGTCGGGCTCGTGATGTTCTGCCTGCCGCTCATCTCTGCGATGCTCGAACCTTATGTCGACCACATCGCGCCGGGGCTGCGCCCGAATCTCTGGCAGCTCCAGGCGCTTGGCGACCTGATGCTGATCGCGAGCTTCTTCGTGCTCGGCGGCGACTTCTGGAACAAGGTCCGCGCTCTCTTCGTCCGCACCGCTAAGGTGGTCGATGTCGGCGCGACCGAGCCTTCGTAA
- a CDS encoding tyrosine-type recombinase/integrase, with protein sequence MRQPDLFRLPQKPWNAGRLIGPKAPLKPKHIWAIRQQLKTNAQVRDLAMFNCALDAKLRGCDLVKLRISDVAMGASIRVRSTIIQQKTGRPVPFEITEPARDALAAWLRVRGERPDDWLFPSRTAPGQRIGTRQYARLVDKWVRMIDLEPSAYGKHSLRRTKVALIYKKTGNLRACQLLLGHGKLESTVRYLGIEVDDALALSEELELRGLAKARQRR encoded by the coding sequence ATGCGCCAGCCCGACTTGTTCCGCTTACCTCAGAAGCCATGGAACGCTGGTCGGCTCATCGGCCCGAAAGCGCCGTTGAAGCCGAAGCACATCTGGGCGATCCGCCAGCAGTTGAAGACGAACGCTCAAGTCCGCGATCTCGCCATGTTCAACTGCGCCCTCGACGCGAAACTGCGCGGGTGCGACTTGGTCAAGCTCCGGATCAGTGACGTCGCCATGGGCGCATCGATCCGCGTAAGGTCCACGATCATACAGCAGAAGACCGGCCGACCGGTCCCGTTCGAAATTACTGAGCCTGCGAGAGACGCGCTTGCGGCATGGCTTCGCGTGAGAGGCGAGCGTCCTGACGACTGGCTCTTCCCGAGCCGAACCGCTCCGGGCCAGCGCATAGGTACGCGCCAATATGCTCGGCTGGTAGACAAATGGGTGCGGATGATCGACCTCGAGCCGTCCGCTTACGGCAAACACAGCCTGAGGCGCACAAAGGTGGCGCTGATTTACAAGAAGACCGGCAACCTAAGAGCGTGCCAGTTGCTTTTGGGTCATGGGAAGCTTGAAAGCACGGTCCGCTACCTTGGCATTGAGGTGGACGACGCCCTCGCGCTGTCCGAGGAGCTCGAGCTTCGAGGCTTGGCGAAGGCTCGACAACGGCGCTAG
- a CDS encoding IS1182 family transposase, producing MMGERQVDQAALFYEFSIERHVPQDHLLRAIDRFVDLSEVRRDLAPFYSSTGRPSIDPELLIRMLLVGYCFGVRSERRLCEEVHLNLAYRWFCRLGLDGDVPDHSTFSKNRHGRFRDSDLLRKLFETVVRRCMAEGLVGGDGFAVDASLIRADANRQRSADGTDEVDWEELAATRRSVREYLDTLDDAAWGAASETRPKFVSRSDPAAQWTGAHKGHAFFAYATNYLIDLDHAVIVDVEPSRAIRQAEVGAARTMVERAQDRFGLWPERLAADSAYGSAEMLAWLVHDRGIEPHIPVFDKSARTDGTFSRSDFPYDHDRDLYTCPAGNELRPRQRVYRTSAPLVDDDGMMRYRASKFDCDACSLKPQCCPNAPARKIPRSIHEGARDMARDIAKTDAYTASRRERKKVEMLFAHLKRILRLDRLRLRGPCGARDEFLLAATAQNLRKLAKMVPAPSPIPA from the coding sequence ATGATGGGCGAGCGGCAGGTCGACCAGGCGGCGCTGTTCTATGAGTTCTCTATCGAGCGGCATGTGCCGCAAGACCACCTGCTGAGGGCGATCGACCGGTTCGTCGACCTGTCAGAGGTGCGGCGGGATCTGGCTCCCTTCTATAGCTCGACCGGTCGTCCTTCGATCGACCCGGAGTTGCTGATCCGGATGCTGCTGGTCGGCTACTGCTTCGGCGTCCGGTCTGAGCGGCGACTGTGCGAGGAGGTTCATCTGAACCTCGCCTATCGCTGGTTCTGCCGGCTCGGCCTCGACGGCGACGTGCCGGACCACTCGACCTTCTCGAAGAACCGCCATGGCCGCTTCCGCGACAGCGACCTGCTGCGCAAGCTGTTCGAGACGGTCGTCCGGCGCTGCATGGCTGAGGGGCTTGTGGGCGGCGACGGCTTCGCGGTCGACGCCAGCCTGATCCGGGCCGACGCCAACCGTCAGCGCTCGGCGGACGGCACGGACGAGGTCGACTGGGAAGAGTTGGCCGCGACGCGGCGCTCAGTCCGCGAGTACCTCGACACGCTTGACGATGCGGCCTGGGGCGCGGCGAGCGAGACCCGGCCGAAGTTCGTGTCGCGGTCGGATCCGGCCGCGCAGTGGACCGGCGCACACAAGGGCCACGCCTTCTTCGCCTACGCGACCAACTACCTGATCGACCTCGACCACGCGGTGATCGTCGACGTCGAGCCCAGCCGCGCGATCCGGCAGGCCGAGGTCGGCGCCGCGCGAACGATGGTTGAGCGGGCCCAGGACCGCTTCGGGCTCTGGCCCGAGCGGCTCGCCGCCGACAGCGCCTATGGCTCGGCCGAGATGCTCGCCTGGCTGGTCCATGATCGCGGGATCGAGCCGCACATTCCCGTGTTCGACAAGAGCGCCCGGACCGATGGCACGTTCAGTCGCTCCGACTTCCCTTATGATCATGACCGCGATCTTTACACCTGCCCGGCCGGGAACGAACTGAGACCTCGCCAGAGGGTCTACCGAACCTCGGCTCCGCTCGTCGACGACGACGGCATGATGCGCTACCGCGCGAGCAAGTTCGACTGCGACGCCTGCTCCCTGAAACCGCAGTGCTGCCCAAACGCGCCGGCCCGGAAGATCCCTCGCTCGATCCACGAGGGCGCTCGCGACATGGCGAGGGACATTGCGAAGACCGACGCCTACACGGCCTCCCGGCGTGAGCGGAAGAAGGTCGAGATGCTGTTCGCGCACCTGAAGCGCATCCTGCGGCTCGATAGGCTACGCCTTCGAGGGCCATGCGGCGCCCGCGACGAGTTCCTGCTCGCCGCCACTGCCCAAAACCTCAGGAAGCTCGCAAAGATGGTCCCAGCGCCGAGCCCGATCCCGGCCTGA
- a CDS encoding c-type cytochrome: protein MTKFHFDRTLAYALFVVGGALLAATPVAGDEMTASVERGGHIAQDNCATCHAIGTSGNSPLDGAPPFRTLHNSYPVEQLGELFIEGVAGPHSAMPEFHLDQDESNDMVAYLKSLE from the coding sequence ATGACCAAGTTTCATTTCGATCGCACGCTCGCGTACGCGTTATTCGTGGTCGGCGGCGCTTTACTTGCAGCGACGCCTGTCGCCGGCGACGAGATGACCGCGTCCGTGGAGCGCGGCGGACACATCGCGCAGGACAACTGCGCAACGTGTCACGCCATCGGAACCTCGGGAAACAGCCCGCTCGACGGGGCGCCTCCGTTCCGTACGCTCCACAACAGCTATCCGGTTGAGCAGCTTGGCGAGCTCTTCATCGAAGGAGTCGCCGGCCCGCACTCCGCCATGCCTGAGTTCCACCTGGATCAGGATGAGAGCAACGACATGGTCGCCTACCTCAAATCACTTGAGTAA